In Candidatus Cohnella colombiensis, one DNA window encodes the following:
- a CDS encoding fumarylacetoacetate hydrolase family protein, whose translation MKLISFVEKEQYKLGVVTEQGVLDVGASVKAIGADRVAQLGNVPLTVTELLEGGAASVAALQQLMETVTDPGVLVWRDESSLKYGPCVTHPNKIICIGLNYRKHAEETKAEVPTHPILFNKFNNALTGHLCDIPLPESVSRNVDYEAELAIVIGKQAKRVAKEQALDYVFGYCNGNDLSARDLQRRTSQWLLGKSIDSFCPLGPYLVTADEVGDPNALDIRCTVNGQVRQHSNTSDMVFPCDELVSYISQHMTLVPGDIILTGTPSGVVMGLPKEQRVFLQPGDIVTVEIEKLGALTNQMVSE comes from the coding sequence ATGAAGCTGATTTCATTTGTTGAGAAAGAGCAGTATAAGCTTGGCGTAGTTACGGAGCAAGGCGTATTGGATGTTGGGGCATCAGTCAAGGCGATTGGGGCTGATCGGGTGGCTCAATTGGGGAATGTGCCTCTGACAGTTACTGAGTTACTCGAAGGTGGAGCAGCCTCGGTTGCTGCCTTGCAACAGTTAATGGAGACTGTAACAGATCCGGGTGTTTTGGTATGGCGTGATGAGTCTAGCTTGAAGTATGGTCCTTGTGTAACGCATCCGAACAAGATCATTTGCATTGGCTTGAACTATCGCAAGCACGCGGAGGAGACGAAGGCAGAAGTGCCAACACATCCGATTCTTTTTAATAAATTCAACAACGCGCTTACTGGTCATCTGTGCGATATTCCTTTACCGGAGAGCGTATCGCGAAATGTGGATTATGAAGCAGAGCTTGCCATTGTCATCGGGAAACAAGCGAAGCGTGTCGCGAAAGAGCAAGCGTTGGATTATGTGTTTGGCTACTGTAACGGCAACGATTTGTCCGCACGTGATTTACAACGACGTACATCGCAATGGTTGCTTGGTAAATCCATCGATAGCTTTTGTCCGCTTGGTCCATACTTAGTAACTGCGGATGAGGTAGGTGATCCGAATGCACTCGATATTCGCTGTACCGTTAATGGACAAGTTCGGCAGCATTCGAACACTTCCGATATGGTGTTCCCATGCGATGAGCTTGTCAGCTACATTTCACAGCATATGACTTTGGTGCCTGGGGATATCATTCTGACAGGAACACCTTCAGGTGTTGTCATGGGCTTGCCGAAGGAGCAACGTGTTTTCCTACAACCCGGAGATATTGTCACGGTGGAGATTGAGAAGCTTGGCGCGCTGACGAACCAAATGGTAAGTGAGTGA
- a CDS encoding aspartyl-phosphate phosphatase Spo0E family protein yields MFSELLFSLKHIEQIRKEMVALCERIGFDMSDPEVIRLSQLLDTELNQYEVYKNKLRSAS; encoded by the coding sequence ATGTTTAGTGAACTGCTCTTTTCTTTAAAGCATATTGAGCAAATTCGTAAGGAAATGGTAGCGCTTTGCGAGCGAATAGGGTTCGACATGAGTGATCCTGAAGTGATTCGACTTTCACAATTGCTAGATACAGAATTAAATCAATATGAAGTCTATAAAAATAAATTAAGATCCGCATCTTAA
- a CDS encoding HD-GYP domain-containing protein encodes MDHIVGQTIVNDIINEYGVTIVPANTTISKESLQLILNHKIDLESISFLRREESREELTTLVNETVKKAKGLFESIHASRKIPVLEIRNEIIPAIQAACNTNNVFELFDAVRAKDDYTYEHNVGVGILSTYIGRWMGLSETELSILSLGAILHDVGKVKIPQHILTKPGKLTDDEFQQVKKHTIYGYELMKDTPGLNPRIALIALQHHEREDGSGYPLGIKGNQIDPLSSIVAVADIYHAMSSKRPYHAPIPFYEIVTQMRDGKFGVLNPNIVSVFLENVMKKLVGEQVVLTDDRMGEVVYLNPHRIETPLIKVDNEFIDLSLSSTIQIKEIRI; translated from the coding sequence GTGGATCACATTGTCGGGCAAACTATTGTAAACGATATCATTAACGAATACGGTGTTACGATTGTGCCAGCAAATACGACAATTTCTAAGGAATCTCTTCAATTGATCCTCAATCATAAGATTGATCTAGAATCGATATCCTTTTTACGTCGTGAAGAAAGTAGAGAAGAATTAACGACTCTCGTAAATGAAACAGTGAAGAAGGCTAAGGGGCTTTTTGAATCGATTCATGCATCGCGCAAAATCCCAGTGCTAGAAATTCGAAATGAAATCATTCCTGCTATCCAAGCTGCGTGCAACACAAACAATGTGTTTGAGCTATTTGATGCCGTTCGAGCTAAAGACGACTACACCTACGAGCATAATGTTGGGGTAGGCATTCTCTCGACTTACATCGGGAGGTGGATGGGGTTAAGCGAGACAGAGCTATCGATCTTGTCACTTGGAGCAATATTACACGATGTGGGCAAGGTGAAGATTCCACAGCATATTTTGACGAAGCCTGGGAAATTGACAGATGATGAGTTTCAGCAAGTAAAGAAACACACGATTTACGGATATGAGCTGATGAAGGACACACCGGGCTTGAATCCGCGCATTGCGCTGATCGCGCTACAGCATCACGAACGTGAAGATGGCAGTGGATACCCACTTGGAATAAAAGGAAATCAGATTGATCCACTTAGTTCAATCGTGGCTGTGGCAGATATCTATCATGCGATGTCCTCTAAACGCCCATACCATGCGCCAATTCCATTCTACGAAATTGTTACACAGATGCGCGATGGCAAGTTTGGTGTTCTCAATCCTAATATTGTGTCGGTGTTTTTGGAAAATGTGATGAAGAAGCTCGTCGGTGAACAAGTGGTGTTAACGGATGATCGAATGGGAGAGGTTGTCTACTTGAATCCGCATCGCATAGAGACTCCTCTTATTAAAGTGGATAATGAGTTTATTGATCTTAGCCTTAGTTCTACCATTCAGATTAAGGAGATTAGAATATAG
- a CDS encoding WYL domain-containing protein, translating to MNEQILRKEQEIFRLLYMKSGEYDREAFGVSLGLSKYSVDKSRASVMTMLRELDLTPLPEPNGKRARRLPPTLYTAITLSQLYRMTPLTDWQVIRYYCLIKLVQQGEREGKQYGRKELIKRLGECVLHPKEQQAIRTIDDFKILFQGLSRSLQDPVDREPDPDAVLADLQSLCNSGVLITEVGARRKILYRVNEVWSHFSDEHLLELHGVVLKHVAEQPLRAAGLLLAQNLYDYLYYSRNIPLSQLTPVEMQAANYGTLLDEQTVYQLLHLANERRSVKLHYFSVKSGKKSAPATSTDPERQQLECFPLRIVHDYRFARWYLIAWDERSAMLLKLRIDYIIDWTGGNVVDEILWEHLQAECTRMLDTSWLVDTNELVNIQARFFFEANDRTAAHNFILRRVQEEAPMAHITIESEQTFLFELEVNGVSEIKPWLMSFGSSVEVLLPRVLRDSIRNDWEVTVSRYESI from the coding sequence ATGAATGAGCAAATACTGCGCAAAGAACAAGAGATATTCCGCTTGTTATATATGAAAAGTGGTGAATATGATCGGGAAGCATTCGGTGTCTCGCTAGGGTTATCCAAGTACAGCGTCGACAAATCTAGAGCGTCTGTCATGACAATGCTTCGCGAGCTTGATCTCACTCCATTGCCTGAGCCGAATGGCAAACGAGCGCGACGACTTCCGCCAACACTATATACAGCCATTACTTTAAGTCAATTGTACCGTATGACTCCCTTAACCGACTGGCAAGTAATCCGTTATTACTGTCTCATCAAGCTAGTGCAACAAGGAGAGCGAGAAGGGAAACAATACGGTCGAAAAGAGCTGATAAAGCGCCTAGGCGAATGCGTGCTTCACCCAAAAGAGCAGCAGGCAATACGAACAATCGATGATTTTAAAATATTGTTTCAAGGTCTATCACGCTCCTTACAAGATCCAGTCGACCGTGAACCGGATCCGGATGCGGTATTGGCAGATTTACAATCTCTATGTAATAGTGGCGTGCTCATAACTGAAGTTGGTGCTCGACGAAAAATCTTATATCGGGTTAATGAGGTATGGAGCCATTTTTCGGATGAGCATTTACTCGAGCTGCATGGGGTTGTTTTGAAGCATGTCGCTGAACAGCCACTTCGTGCAGCTGGTTTGTTGCTCGCACAAAATTTATACGATTATCTCTACTACAGTCGTAATATCCCACTCTCTCAGTTGACCCCGGTAGAGATGCAAGCTGCTAACTATGGGACACTGCTCGATGAGCAAACCGTGTATCAATTGTTGCATCTAGCAAATGAGCGTCGATCGGTGAAGCTACACTATTTTTCGGTGAAGTCGGGAAAGAAATCTGCACCGGCAACATCGACAGACCCTGAGCGGCAGCAGCTTGAATGCTTCCCGCTTCGGATCGTTCACGACTATCGCTTCGCTAGGTGGTATCTGATTGCGTGGGACGAACGAAGCGCGATGCTGTTAAAGCTACGTATCGACTATATTATCGATTGGACAGGTGGAAACGTCGTCGATGAAATTTTATGGGAGCATCTGCAAGCAGAATGCACTCGAATGTTAGATACGAGCTGGCTCGTAGATACGAATGAACTTGTCAACATTCAAGCAAGATTCTTTTTTGAAGCAAATGATAGAACAGCTGCCCACAACTTTATCCTTAGACGTGTTCAGGAAGAAGCTCCAATGGCGCATATTACGATTGAGAGTGAGCAAACATTCTTATTCGAGCTTGAGGTTAACGGCGTGTCCGAGATCAAGCCTTGGTTAATGAGCTTCGGTTCGAGCGTTGAAGTTCTCTTACCTCGGGTTTTAAGAGATAGCATTCGAAATGATTGGGAGGTGACAGTAAGCCGCTATGAATCTATTTGA
- a CDS encoding AAA domain-containing protein, with protein sequence MQQPIYLYREDETVRVEGSIQFSCTETFFKDCGKLGIRGKELLSKFVKMKVFLIMKQDADKPFYSILTESAIFSCVITEQRTFLITRAFAKTPSTQTQFIRRSVKLFASGGAYITYVFMGSKMEWGVPPKLNEVAAARNAMNEIEQMIQTQQSEDEAISGELESLLDTAEQYVIAEDEIERSNAQSGNLISYARFETESDYSRVDKLSLAFLIFELTSKLYKRGTRITVTLANEETITGAITAMSEDEEPTRMTVLFDALFDISQLPERGVIGLAYQDTQRQVREAVIQSIRSYGSPAAYFDEVIGKNHSSKVAPVDTSELEKELRSRKNPPNESQIDAIVRGIRTEDALLVLGPPGTGKTTVILEWVKHFVRNEGKRVLISSQNNKAVDNVLERLSMESGIETIRVGSEVNVQANIQPLMFENKAYELQQNITSKSSAYMEKLLHDDKLLKHYVEIVQLAGSVLTAFETVDVKLQTMYDTIRNEKYLPLQQLYEAYENLTRDLQGVTAVAFKLARQIAVSEQSGSFMQWLTSPIRYFRKKKLEKLHLQHGQIRDWRARAMTNYNFLYHELIVDLSSDELSNSKRDWQLLSESWEAHLQQVREEWPEVQSMIPPLKRTFGSDNVSKRDIEAVIGQCEARLLQIGSSRRALQRWLGHLESKRNYVLAQVLLDSVDLVGATCIGINSQQRFNDLNFDVTIIDEAGQIQIHNAIVPMSRSPKVIMLGDHLQIPPIVNDRVKERCEEDGTDTELLSTSFFEYLYTRMHEEDKILLDTQYRMPAEIADLLSEWFYEGKYRSFAGKRGLTTVLPELLASPFAVIDTTEAKARRESAASGGGYTNRHESEIVIQLLRRILSTINPATLEEGSKLYVPGGRLFLPAEIGIITPYNAQVKFIRDDIAKHFPELSKREIASLVASLDSFQGQERPIILYSCTRSNTLAPNKKRIGFLNELRRLNVAMSRCQQQLIFIGDIDFLQSCEYEEMDDYGFQPMDDDGNPMPGASEKQFSAFIKLMVRHIEAGHGQRLSSTTLEQKLTDLERGAV encoded by the coding sequence ATGCAGCAGCCCATCTATCTTTACCGAGAGGATGAGACCGTTCGTGTAGAAGGAAGCATACAGTTCAGCTGTACAGAAACCTTTTTCAAGGATTGTGGCAAATTAGGAATTCGTGGGAAAGAGCTTCTTTCGAAGTTCGTAAAGATGAAAGTTTTTCTCATCATGAAGCAGGATGCCGACAAGCCGTTCTATTCGATCTTAACAGAGTCGGCGATCTTTAGCTGTGTAATTACAGAGCAACGAACATTTCTCATTACACGCGCCTTTGCGAAAACACCGAGCACACAAACACAGTTTATTCGTAGATCAGTGAAGCTCTTTGCATCAGGCGGGGCGTATATTACCTATGTGTTCATGGGATCGAAGATGGAATGGGGTGTGCCCCCCAAGCTTAATGAAGTTGCTGCTGCTAGAAATGCGATGAATGAGATTGAGCAAATGATTCAGACACAGCAAAGCGAAGACGAAGCGATTAGCGGTGAGCTGGAGAGCTTGCTGGACACTGCAGAGCAATATGTCATAGCTGAGGATGAGATTGAGAGGAGCAATGCACAATCGGGCAACTTAATCAGTTATGCTCGCTTCGAGACAGAATCCGATTATAGTCGTGTAGATAAGCTGTCGCTTGCATTTCTCATCTTTGAATTAACATCTAAGCTTTATAAGAGAGGAACGCGAATAACCGTAACGCTCGCCAATGAAGAAACGATAACAGGAGCAATTACTGCTATGTCTGAGGATGAAGAACCGACACGTATGACGGTTCTATTTGATGCATTGTTCGACATTTCTCAGCTTCCAGAGCGGGGGGTTATCGGGCTAGCCTACCAGGACACGCAGCGGCAAGTGCGTGAGGCGGTCATTCAGAGCATTCGAAGCTACGGTTCACCTGCGGCATACTTTGATGAAGTCATCGGTAAAAACCACTCTTCCAAAGTTGCACCTGTCGATACTAGTGAGCTGGAGAAAGAGTTGCGTAGCCGCAAAAACCCTCCGAATGAGAGTCAGATCGATGCGATTGTTCGCGGAATTCGAACGGAAGATGCACTTCTTGTTCTAGGTCCACCCGGCACTGGCAAGACGACTGTTATTTTGGAATGGGTCAAGCACTTCGTTCGCAATGAAGGCAAGCGCGTACTCATTTCCTCGCAGAACAATAAAGCGGTGGACAACGTGCTCGAGCGGTTATCGATGGAGTCAGGGATTGAGACGATTCGTGTCGGTAGCGAAGTTAACGTTCAAGCGAATATTCAACCTCTGATGTTTGAAAATAAAGCCTACGAGCTACAGCAGAATATTACGAGCAAGTCGAGCGCATATATGGAGAAGCTTCTTCATGATGATAAATTGTTGAAGCATTATGTAGAGATAGTGCAGCTAGCAGGAAGCGTTCTTACCGCATTCGAAACAGTGGATGTGAAGCTGCAAACGATGTATGACACGATTCGGAATGAGAAATATTTGCCTTTGCAGCAGCTGTATGAAGCCTATGAAAACTTAACGCGAGATTTGCAAGGGGTGACGGCTGTCGCCTTCAAGCTTGCACGGCAAATTGCTGTATCGGAGCAATCCGGTAGCTTCATGCAATGGCTGACTAGTCCGATTCGTTATTTTCGCAAGAAGAAGCTAGAGAAGCTGCACTTGCAGCATGGGCAAATTCGCGATTGGCGCGCACGCGCGATGACGAACTACAATTTTCTATACCACGAGCTGATTGTCGACCTCTCGTCCGATGAGCTATCGAATTCGAAGCGGGATTGGCAGCTCCTAAGCGAGAGCTGGGAAGCACACCTTCAGCAGGTTAGAGAGGAATGGCCTGAAGTTCAGTCGATGATCCCGCCATTGAAGCGTACTTTTGGCAGCGACAATGTCAGCAAACGGGATATCGAAGCTGTCATTGGCCAATGTGAGGCGCGGTTGCTTCAGATTGGTTCTTCGAGACGTGCGTTGCAGCGTTGGCTCGGTCATCTTGAAAGCAAGCGGAATTATGTGCTCGCACAAGTGCTCTTGGATTCGGTAGATCTTGTTGGGGCAACCTGTATCGGTATTAACAGTCAGCAGAGGTTTAATGATCTAAACTTCGATGTGACGATTATAGATGAAGCAGGTCAAATTCAAATTCATAATGCGATTGTACCGATGAGTCGCAGTCCGAAAGTCATAATGCTCGGAGATCATCTCCAAATTCCACCGATTGTAAATGATAGGGTGAAGGAGCGTTGCGAGGAGGACGGCACGGATACGGAGCTTCTTTCAACTAGCTTTTTTGAGTATCTCTATACACGCATGCATGAGGAGGACAAAATTTTACTCGATACGCAATATCGCATGCCTGCTGAAATTGCCGACCTGCTATCCGAATGGTTTTATGAGGGCAAATATCGTTCGTTTGCCGGCAAGCGCGGTTTGACGACGGTGTTGCCTGAATTGCTGGCAAGTCCATTCGCAGTGATTGATACAACGGAAGCGAAAGCGCGTCGGGAGTCTGCGGCATCAGGCGGTGGTTATACGAATCGTCATGAAAGTGAAATCGTCATTCAGTTGCTGCGCCGAATCCTGTCAACGATTAATCCTGCGACGCTCGAGGAAGGAAGCAAGCTGTATGTGCCCGGGGGCAGGCTGTTTCTCCCAGCGGAAATCGGTATTATTACACCTTACAATGCACAAGTGAAGTTTATTCGAGATGATATTGCGAAGCATTTCCCTGAGCTTTCGAAAAGGGAAATCGCATCGTTAGTTGCCTCATTAGATAGCTTCCAAGGACAGGAGCGTCCTATCATTCTCTATAGTTGTACACGAAGTAACACCTTAGCGCCTAATAAAAAGCGGATCGGCTTCTTAAACGAGCTGCGTCGGTTGAATGTGGCGATGTCCCGCTGTCAGCAGCAATTGATATTCATTGGGGATATCGATTTTCTGCAGAGCTGTGAATATGAGGAGATGGATGACTACGGCTTCCAGCCTATGGATGACGACGGTAATCCAATGCCTGGTGCAAGTGAAAAGCAGTTTTCTGCTTTTATTAAGCTGATGGTTCGGCATATTGAAGCCGGTCACGGACAACGTTTATCCTCGACAACATTAGAACAGAAGCTGACAGATCTGGAACGAGGTGCAGTATGA
- a CDS encoding protein kinase, translating to MYDLAFDKPFKLKYLKTIYANESNESYFYEAFDDVEKRKVGVKVVTVQQKDLEAAKVEASVIHKFAGLTTQIPALYGTHYDARMGKFYLIMQLIEQGKTLREVQQSGGMIDVIDLLLKLCDILIPIHQSKYQHRDLKPENIMIKGRSVYLIDFNLSAAIPFKGEGTRKYQAPEQHRDMKGIGLDRVDLFALGIIGYELIQGKAPNFGIDYSAFPGEAGWEFFNPPSNEAMVPPKLIDVIMRCLSYAPKARYGDARELKQAIMQVRRGGH from the coding sequence ATGTATGATTTGGCTTTCGATAAACCGTTCAAGCTCAAATATTTGAAAACGATCTATGCGAACGAATCGAATGAATCCTACTTCTACGAGGCGTTTGATGATGTGGAGAAGCGGAAGGTTGGCGTGAAGGTCGTTACGGTGCAACAGAAGGATCTAGAAGCCGCGAAAGTAGAAGCGAGTGTAATACATAAGTTTGCCGGTTTAACGACTCAGATTCCAGCGCTTTATGGCACGCATTACGATGCGAGAATGGGCAAATTTTATTTGATTATGCAATTGATCGAGCAAGGGAAGACGCTTCGTGAGGTGCAACAAAGCGGCGGAATGATCGATGTGATCGATCTGCTGCTTAAACTTTGCGACATCTTAATTCCGATTCATCAAAGCAAGTACCAGCATCGCGACTTAAAGCCGGAAAATATAATGATCAAAGGTCGAAGCGTGTATCTAATCGATTTCAACTTGTCAGCCGCGATTCCGTTCAAAGGCGAAGGTACACGCAAATATCAAGCACCTGAGCAGCATCGTGATATGAAGGGGATTGGCTTGGATCGGGTCGATCTATTTGCGCTAGGCATTATCGGGTATGAGCTTATACAAGGAAAAGCACCGAATTTCGGGATCGACTATTCTGCGTTTCCAGGTGAAGCAGGCTGGGAGTTTTTCAATCCGCCAAGCAATGAAGCGATGGTTCCGCCTAAGTTGATCGATGTCATTATGCGATGCTTAAGCTATGCGCCGAAGGCGCGATATGGGGATGCGAGGGAACTCAAACAAGCAATCATGCAAGTAAGAAGAGGAGGGCATTAA
- a CDS encoding DUF4145 domain-containing protein produces the protein MSINFAFLQGIDDKIYSMSVIAEKLSKTQPNQCAVELRRTMEEFMKALCRKHNLDNTDLKRMAIAVQDAGLINEDQANQFKRIRLLGNDYTHPNKEISVKDAVERTRDLHMALATFYRDQKLVAAPIAPFHTDFIPMNEYKPVQVLNKDSNEACEKKYLCTYVSTYGEEHYCVIRQFNHKRNPEDQAFLIRDLYALEKRWSSGKFPNNIVKYHRVSIQENNDLFFTCYDFSKKARLLQDVNVRALNKREKLELVRGIANGIHELHQGKEPIYHRFLSPSSIYVIRESDGELDVKIGEFEYAKVNNPNKVTMLKKVLDREDLYKAPELEIEDVEVNWAAVDIYAFGVTVLHIFLAEQAMSKRVALLEKQGCSAAFTQVVARMIHPNAASRPDIETIRSVLEEEGIANV, from the coding sequence ATGAGCATTAACTTTGCATTTTTACAAGGAATTGACGATAAAATTTACTCGATGAGTGTCATTGCAGAAAAACTCTCAAAGACACAGCCGAATCAATGCGCCGTTGAGTTAAGGCGTACGATGGAAGAATTCATGAAGGCATTATGTAGGAAACACAACTTAGACAACACAGATTTAAAGCGAATGGCGATTGCAGTCCAAGATGCAGGATTAATTAACGAGGATCAAGCGAATCAATTCAAACGAATTCGTTTGCTTGGCAATGACTATACTCATCCGAACAAGGAAATCTCCGTGAAGGATGCTGTTGAGCGTACGCGTGATTTACACATGGCTCTTGCTACCTTTTACAGAGATCAAAAGCTAGTTGCAGCTCCAATTGCCCCCTTCCATACAGACTTTATTCCGATGAACGAATATAAGCCAGTTCAAGTGCTCAATAAAGACAGCAATGAGGCTTGCGAGAAGAAGTACCTCTGCACCTATGTGTCAACTTACGGTGAAGAGCATTATTGTGTGATTCGGCAATTTAATCACAAGCGGAATCCAGAGGACCAGGCGTTCCTCATTCGTGATTTATATGCGCTTGAGAAACGATGGAGCAGCGGCAAGTTTCCGAACAATATTGTGAAATATCATCGTGTATCGATACAGGAAAACAATGATTTGTTTTTTACATGCTATGACTTCAGCAAGAAAGCAAGGCTGTTGCAGGATGTCAATGTGCGCGCATTAAATAAGCGGGAGAAGCTAGAGCTTGTGCGTGGTATCGCGAACGGAATTCACGAGCTTCATCAAGGTAAAGAACCGATCTACCATCGTTTTCTATCGCCAAGCAGTATCTATGTCATCCGGGAGAGTGATGGCGAGCTCGATGTGAAGATCGGGGAGTTCGAATATGCCAAAGTAAACAATCCGAATAAGGTTACGATGCTCAAGAAGGTGTTGGACCGCGAAGATCTGTACAAAGCACCGGAGTTGGAAATTGAAGACGTAGAGGTGAACTGGGCGGCTGTAGACATTTACGCTTTCGGCGTTACTGTGCTGCATATTTTTCTTGCGGAGCAAGCGATGTCGAAGCGAGTGGCACTGTTAGAAAAGCAAGGGTGTTCAGCAGCATTCACACAGGTTGTCGCGCGAATGATTCATCCGAATGCGGCTAGTCGACCGGATATTGAAACGATTCGCAGTGTCCTAGAGGAAGAAGGGATAGCGAATGTATGA
- a CDS encoding cell wall hydrolase, with the protein MDVVPFNAEGRIYIPVRYIAELMNVSVNWNTEDKVVELTSLQASRTAKAAKEVTASIFNNEAEAFTQEDLKLLAKITQVEAGYESYEGQLAVANVILNRVKDSRFPSTIRDVIYSGKQFPPAHNGLLDKSVPNASVLRAAKDALNGKNNVEDAIYFFNPRVSKGSFWSSLKVIDTIGTHRFAK; encoded by the coding sequence ATGGATGTAGTACCTTTCAATGCAGAGGGAAGAATATACATTCCGGTACGCTACATTGCGGAATTGATGAATGTTTCCGTGAACTGGAATACGGAAGATAAAGTTGTAGAGCTTACTTCGTTGCAGGCTTCGAGAACTGCAAAAGCCGCGAAGGAAGTTACAGCTTCGATCTTTAACAACGAGGCGGAGGCTTTTACTCAGGAAGATTTAAAACTGCTTGCGAAAATAACGCAAGTTGAAGCAGGGTATGAATCATATGAAGGTCAACTCGCTGTAGCGAATGTCATATTGAATCGAGTCAAGGATTCACGATTCCCGAGTACAATCCGTGATGTCATCTATTCGGGAAAGCAGTTCCCGCCGGCACACAATGGCTTGTTAGATAAAAGTGTACCGAACGCAAGCGTGCTTCGTGCAGCTAAAGATGCTTTAAACGGAAAAAACAATGTAGAGGATGCAATCTATTTCTTCAATCCTCGCGTGTCTAAAGGGTCTTTCTGGTCGAGTCTGAAAGTGATCGATACGATCGGCACTCATCGATTTGCGAAATAA
- a CDS encoding stalk domain-containing protein, whose product MVCKSKQASKRILLSIFVMLLLCIAPLTALAAQNVDASVVQEATLTMDGEKVDLEVSVRIVDGRLFLPVARLAGLFNATAKWDQDNEEVTIFSSNGDQIILGNGGTDRLR is encoded by the coding sequence ATGGTTTGTAAAAGCAAGCAAGCTAGTAAACGAATACTTCTATCGATCTTTGTAATGCTCTTGCTTTGCATCGCACCTTTGACAGCGCTTGCGGCGCAGAATGTGGATGCTTCAGTTGTACAAGAGGCTACGCTAACGATGGATGGAGAGAAAGTGGATCTGGAAGTTTCCGTGCGGATTGTGGACGGAAGATTGTTTTTACCCGTAGCTCGCTTGGCAGGGTTGTTCAATGCAACGGCAAAGTGGGATCAAGATAATGAAGAAGTTACGATCTTCAGTTCGAATGGAGATCAAATCATATTAGGCAATGGGGGTACCGACCGTCTACGTTAA
- a CDS encoding MarR family winged helix-turn-helix transcriptional regulator: MAKEIQYLGIIDLISDHYVHLRRMIEELWNEQSDLSISNSEWYIMGRIYQNQPTIASVSKHVEMSRQATHKWIKTLEAKGLVVVQQVENNKKVRCLQLTGYGEACYEKYMDIKSALEKRIEAQIGSEQVTNISTILKLNWGI; this comes from the coding sequence ATGGCAAAGGAAATTCAATATTTAGGTATCATCGATTTAATTAGCGATCATTACGTCCATCTTCGCAGAATGATTGAGGAATTGTGGAACGAACAAAGTGATTTGAGCATATCGAATTCTGAATGGTACATCATGGGTAGAATCTATCAGAATCAGCCCACGATTGCCTCTGTATCGAAGCACGTTGAGATGTCTCGACAAGCGACGCATAAATGGATCAAGACTCTTGAAGCGAAGGGTCTCGTAGTCGTTCAACAGGTGGAAAACAACAAGAAAGTTAGATGCCTACAGTTAACCGGATATGGAGAGGCTTGTTATGAGAAATATATGGACATTAAGAGCGCATTGGAGAAAAGAATAGAAGCTCAAATCGGGTCTGAACAGGTAACGAATATCTCTACAATTCTTAAATTGAATTGGGGAATTTAA
- a CDS encoding CarD family transcriptional regulator, which produces MFNIGDLIIYSSHGICRIDDICDKTIMDVTRRYYILHPVQGSAIKISTPVDNKTVVMLDLIDREEAEEIIQSFTLPGIPWIDKSSQRNHTYTEIINRGNRKEIASIVNTLMIRQHDAEINKKKPHEQDRRLLLSTQTVLFSELAHALDTTYEAIQDRVNGVLALA; this is translated from the coding sequence GTGTTCAATATAGGCGATTTAATTATTTATTCCTCACATGGCATTTGTCGAATCGATGACATCTGTGACAAAACCATTATGGACGTAACTAGACGTTACTATATCTTGCATCCCGTTCAAGGCTCCGCTATCAAGATCAGCACACCTGTTGATAATAAAACAGTCGTTATGCTTGATCTCATCGATCGCGAAGAAGCTGAAGAAATTATTCAATCGTTTACATTGCCGGGGATTCCCTGGATCGATAAGAGCAGTCAACGAAATCACACCTACACTGAAATCATCAATAGAGGTAACCGCAAAGAAATTGCGAGCATTGTCAATACTCTTATGATTAGACAGCACGATGCTGAAATCAACAAAAAGAAACCTCACGAACAAGATCGCAGACTTCTATTGTCCACACAGACCGTATTATTTTCCGAATTGGCACATGCTCTCGATACAACTTATGAAGCGATACAGGACAGAGTTAATGGGGTGCTAGCGCTCGCCTAG